In Desulfomonilaceae bacterium, the genomic window GGGGCATTCGTTGCAATTATCAAATCAGCGTTCCCCTTGTAGATTACCGATTCGCATGTTTTTGGACATTTGAATGAGGCTTACTCCATTCCGTAGACTCTGCCGTAGTTTTGCGTGATACATCTTGCTCTCTAGCTTTCTAATATGATGGTGACCAAGGAGCAAAAGTATCATGATTGGTGACTAAGAATTTGAAGGTTGCGATTGAGCCGCGGATATCAGATCTGAGAGCTTTTTCACAAAAACACGTTCATAGTTTCTTGTGATGACGTAGTTCTTAATTCCGAACACTGTGCTCGCCGCGCCAAAGACAACCAGAGATCCATCCAGAATGGTCCACAATCCAAAGCCGAAATAACGCATAAGGCCTAATCCCAGGGCTATAAAGGCCAGACCAGTCCTGATGAAAGCAAGCTCCGTTCGTCCTTTAGCTAGGACAGAGCGGTAGGTGGACAACACCGTCCGATTGCTCGCAAGTTCGTTACGCTGTCCAGCAAGGGTGGTTCGCGTTTCTGACAAACTGGTGCGTTTTGAGGCCAAATCGGTTCTTGTGTTGGCAAAGGATGTCCTGTCCTTGGCGTAACCGGTTCTGTATTCCGACAGTTCGGTTCTTTTTTCGGCAAGCTCCGTGCTCCTTGCGCTGAACTTGGTCTGCTGTCTCGCAAGGTCAGTACGTTCTTCAGATAACTCTGTACGCAAATCAGCGCTCACGGTTCTTTTTTCAGCTAGTTCGGCGCTTTTGGCCACAAATTTTGTCTGTTGTCTTGCCAGGTCGGTGCGTTCTTCGGACAAACCTGTACGTAAAT contains:
- a CDS encoding DUF202 domain-containing protein; translation: MSKKVDEQQVMNVLIELAEEENRLTESLINMMGQTNSLAARRTASADLRTGLSEERTDLARQQTKFVAKSAELAEKRTVSADLRTELSEERTDLARQQTKFSARSTELAEKRTELSEYRTGYAKDRTSFANTRTDLASKRTSLSETRTTLAGQRNELASNRTVLSTYRSVLAKGRTELAFIRTGLAFIALGLGLMRYFGFGLWTILDGSLVVFGAASTVFGIKNYVITRNYERVFVKKLSDLISAAQSQPSNS